The following are from one region of the Luteolibacter yonseiensis genome:
- a CDS encoding tetratricopeptide repeat protein, translated as MSADPKETAVPLAEISQGPNAFEAFLDRNQKGLVAFAAALALGAAGVVVYRGIAQGTREAAGAALVKAESSAAYQAVADGHADTSAAGSALVLLANQQWIVNEKDNSVATLQKFISTYPEHPAIYSAKANLGSKLMALGKTGDATKILEELVSTPEAKYIAPFALVSLGDIAKTGGDLAKAEESYKKVQSDYPDSPFSQTASQRLLVLKAKSPLEIEPPPAPPAPPAPGGAGAPPSLTPAPTSVVPSLEVPVEPPVQAPVEEPAAPKP; from the coding sequence ATGTCCGCTGACCCCAAAGAAACCGCCGTCCCGCTTGCCGAAATTTCCCAAGGGCCGAATGCCTTCGAAGCGTTTCTCGACAGGAATCAGAAGGGCCTCGTCGCCTTCGCCGCAGCCCTCGCCCTCGGTGCCGCCGGGGTGGTCGTCTACCGCGGCATCGCCCAAGGCACGCGGGAAGCCGCGGGTGCCGCCCTCGTCAAGGCGGAGAGCTCCGCCGCCTATCAGGCGGTGGCGGACGGCCATGCGGACACCTCCGCCGCCGGCAGCGCCCTCGTCCTCCTCGCGAACCAGCAATGGATCGTGAACGAGAAGGACAACTCCGTCGCCACCCTCCAGAAATTCATTTCCACCTACCCGGAGCATCCCGCCATCTACTCCGCCAAGGCGAACCTCGGCTCCAAGCTGATGGCCTTGGGCAAAACCGGGGATGCCACCAAGATTCTTGAAGAACTCGTCTCCACCCCGGAGGCCAAGTACATCGCCCCCTTCGCCCTCGTCTCCCTCGGAGACATCGCGAAAACCGGCGGAGACCTCGCCAAGGCCGAGGAATCCTACAAGAAGGTGCAGTCCGACTACCCGGACAGCCCCTTCTCCCAGACCGCCAGCCAGCGCCTCCTCGTCCTCAAGGCCAAGTCCCCCTTGGAAATCGAGCCGCCTCCGGCTCCCCCCGCCCCTCCCGCACCCGGTGGTGCCGGAGCGCCCCCTTCCCTGACTCCCGCACCGACCTCCGTCGTGCCGAGCCTGGAAGTCCCCGTGGAACCCCCGGTCCAGGCGCCGGTGGAAGAACCCGCCGCCCCGAAGCCGTAA